The Apium graveolens cultivar Ventura chromosome 10, ASM990537v1, whole genome shotgun sequence nucleotide sequence GTTCTGCTGCAAAAGGTAGCAGGCTCGAGTTTGCAGTACACGTTTTTCGTGGCAGATGGCTCTCTTTGTATGCATCATTTTCAATCATGGCTGCTATAGGAAGTACTTATGTTTTTGGGATTTATTCCAAGGAGATTAAGGCTTCTTTAGGCTATGACCAGAGCACACTCAATCTAATTGGTTTCTTTAAGGATCTTGGCTCAAATGTTGGTATTATCTCGGGTTTAATTGCAGAGATAACTCCCACTTGGTTACTTCTGCTAATTGGCTCGTCTCTGAATTTTGTCGGTTACTTTCTCATATGGCTTGCTGTTACCGGCAAAATAGCAAAGCCAAAAGTGTGGCACATGTGTACTTATATGTGTATTGCAGCCAATTCACTCAACTTTGCAAATACTGGAGTTCTTGTCACTTGTGTGAAAAACTTTCCTGAGAATCGTGGCGTTTTGTTAGGCCTCTTGAAGGGCTTTGCAGGACTAAGTGGAGCCATCATGACACAAATTTACTTGGCCCTTTATGGGAATGATCCTCAGTCCCTCATCCTTCTAATTGCATGGCTGCCGGCAGCCGTATCAATGGTTTTCGTCTACACAATCAGGACCATCAATGCTGGTAGGGAGCAGAATGAGGTCAAAGTTCTGTACCAATTTCTATATGTATCAATTGTATTAGCGTTGTTTATCATGGTCATGATCATAACTCAAAAACTGGTAACCTTTTCCCCGGTTGCTTATGATGCAAGTGCTACATTAGTTTGTGGTCTACTCATTTTCCCTCTCTTTATTGTTTTTCGAAAAGAGTTATTTCTCTGGAACCAAAAGAAAATTTTCACTTGCCCTAATGATGCAAGGATCGAGATTCCAGCACAAACTACCACAAGATCAGAAGAAGTGCCAAAAACGTCTTGGTTCTACGAGATTCTTAATAAGCCACCAAGGGGAGAAGATTACACAATCTTACAAGCTCTACTTAGCAGGGACATGCTAATAGTGCTAATTTCAACAGCTTGTGGAATTGGCTCAAACTTATCTGCAATTGATAACTTGGGACAAATTGGAGAATCACttggatatccaataaaaaccATAAATTCATTTGTATCTCTAGTAAGTATATGGAACTACTTTGGAAGGATATTTGCTGGTCTGGTCTCCGAAAAACTtctaattaaatttaaatttccCAGGCCTCTTATGATTACGCTCTTTCTCTTCTTGTCATGTGTTGGTCACCTCCTTATAGCCTTCCCTGCCCCAGGGTCTGTGTACGTGGCGTCTGTAATTATCGGCTTCTCATTTGGAGCACAGTTTCCATTACTCAATGCTATAATATCTGAGCTCTTTGGCATCAAGCACTATGCTACATTGTTCAATGTGGGGCAGTTGGCCAGTCCAGTTGGTTCGTATTTATTAAACGTGAGGATTACTGGCGTTTTGTACGATCACGAAGCATTAAAAGATCTTGCGCTTAAGAATGTACACAGATCATCGAGTAGGGAACTGACTTGTATTGGTACTCATTGTTATAGGAAAGCTTTCATATTTTTGGCAGCCGCTGCATGTTTTGGAGCTTTTGCTTCTTTGGTTTTGGTGCTGAGAACTCGGGAATTTTATAAAGGGGACATATATAAGAAGTTTAGGTCTGAAACTGAAGCTCAACAAGGATAACTACAAAACAAATTATCTTCTGTTGATGAATTTGGagtattaaatcaattaaaatatgTAAAGAAAAATATAATGAAGAAAAAATTGTTTGAGGGTTCTGGATAGAGGATTGAACAAGTTATCATATTTTCATGGTGCTATTTCTTTACAGAATGGTCAAAATATCCTCATATTTACTAACCGAGCTGTTCACGAATAAGTTTGAGTTTGACTCGTTAAAGGTTTGGTTCGGCTCGATTCGCTCGAGCTCGAGCTCAAACACGAAAATTTGTTTGTTAAAAAAACGAGATCGAGCCGAGTTTTTAGTATGTTCGGCTCGAGATCGGCTCGTTAGAGCtcgaaaaaaatataaaatttcgTGATTATTTTTATAATACTTACCACGTTACCCTGCTTGCTAACATTTTTAGATTAAAATTAcataattcattttcatcaaTCAATGTTCTCATACcaaaataaaagaaaagtttACTTCGTTATCCAAGTACAAAAAGCATATAAACTTTAAATTAGATTTCATCTTCAAAACAATATAGACTTTATAGCAAATTGTAGCAGCTCCACCTTGGCATTCCCAAACTCCAAGTTGATAGACCTGTTTATCATTGTAAAATAAATTAAAGAAAACTCAAATTAAATAGTAGAAGATAATATATATCAAAGCATATTAGGAGCAAAGCATATTAGGAGCAGTTAATGCATAATATTTCTGAGGAACAATGGTAGCAAGAAACTAAATGGTTGTATTTGAGCTCTCAAAACAAGAATTATATTAATGGGGTCCCCATTATGGGGAGACATAAGAGAGTTTACTTGCACATTTTGTTAAAATGGTTTAATTTCTTATAAGATAAGGTCAACCTTTACCATTTACTAATTAAACTTCAATGTACCCTATCATGCGTTTAGTCTACCAAGTACGAGGTTTTGTTCTACTAAAATTATAAATCAAACTACAACAATAGTAATGGCCGCAAGTGACCAATAAAAAAAACCTAAGTTTTATCGTGCTATTAACCAACAAAGAATGAGTATGAGCATGGAGAAAGTCCCGTGACAACTGCTACTACAGAGAATGCATTTAGACACAAAAAATCAGCCGACTAAAACCAGACTTTAAAAATAGATTTTCAAGTCCATGTATAAATTGATCTAAACCTTGAATATCTTATAAATTGATCTAAATAACAGTCAAACTAGCAGGGAGGCAAGCACAGGAACAAGATAGCCTATTTTCAACACTACCATAATACCATTTTTGCCACCGACGAGTCCTCCAGCTAGTTATTCACGACGACTAAGCATTGAAATTCATTTACATGCAATACATTTTTTCTTCTCTAGTTCTCTTCGTACCCTACTAACTCGACCTTTTCTAAATCTTTTGGACTGCCGGAACTAATCAGGTGTACTAATGTTTTTACGGTCTCTATTTCTTAATTTGCTGATGATCCTAATATTGAATCATATTTAAGTGAGGAACAACACTCTTTTATTGATAGTATATTTCCAACCCCTTTCATGTAGGGCAACTAGTCTCTATTTATAGGGGACCCTTAATGGGTTTTTCCTTTACAATTGGGCCCTTATTACAAGATTATATATTAAAGTCCCTATGTATGGTTCATCTTCCTCCTTTATTCAAGGGCCCAACATTTGTCCGCCGCGAACATTATTGCAATATCTTTAGATTTGCTACTGAAGTTCCTCATTATGACTTGtaaaaaatacaaaataaaaacaaaaataaaagatAAGCTAAAAGATAAAATATTAAgatgttttattattattattattattattattattattattattattattattattattattttgcaTGCCTCCTTTTTGTTATTTTGTTGTCACCATTTAGTTGTGTGTTTAGGAGACGTGTAATGATTAGCAGTCCAATATGTATTGATTTAAGTATGAGAAGTCTTTTCACCTTTCCTCTCTTTTAACAAACAGGTGCTACAGTATTTTTAAAAGTGCTATCTTTCCTCCGGCGTCTCCATTCCTGTAAGTCTTCTGCAACTTTTAACGTTTTCTTCTGATTGAATCTTTAACGTTTTAGTTTCGAATTCTTGGTTTGTATCCTTTGTGTTTGAGTTTTGGTTGTCAACGTTAACATCTTGGCAGTTCCCCCTTTTTTTGTTCAATTCCATGGCTAACCCAAATTCTggtttgtaacacccccaaatccggggtcggggatccgggttgtcacgagttccatttcccttaacaacacccaatcttaataaataatcaactactctgtactgtgaccccacaataaacacacacaccacaagttatagtctcagagatgaatatccaaaaataatcacaagtcgctttattccataattatatgccaatacaccttaaacaggtttctgaataaatttacatttctttgccattattacaattcataaatatacataatctgatacatcaaaagttgaaagcctagcctattggtagttcctacctcagctatggcggcatcagtgcttctagaaaactgcggaacgtctcctaacctcttgcgaatcgggagcttggtccggttcatcttgtctatctgatgttgtgtgatgaaagaagaaagcaagggtgagcagcaagcccaccaaaataatatgtat carries:
- the LOC141692879 gene encoding protein NUCLEAR FUSION DEFECTIVE 4-like, with product MTLELTFPESTGSAAKGSRLEFAVHVFRGRWLSLYASFSIMAAIGSTYVFGIYSKEIKASLGYDQSTLNLIGFFKDLGSNVGIISGLIAEITPTWLLLLIGSSLNFVGYFLIWLAVTGKIAKPKVWHMCTYMCIAANSLNFANTGVLVTCVKNFPENRGVLLGLLKGFAGLSGAIMTQIYLALYGNDPQSLILLIAWLPAAVSMVFVYTIRTINAGREQNEVKVLYQFLYVSIVLALFIMVMIITQKLVTFSPVAYDASATLVCGLLIFPLFIVFRKELFLWNQKKIFTCPNDARIEIPAQTTTRSEEVPKTSWFYEILNKPPRGEDYTILQALLSRDMLIVLISTACGIGSNLSAIDNLGQIGESLGYPIKTINSFVSLVSIWNYFGRIFAGLVSEKLLIKFKFPRPLMITLFLFLSCVGHLLIAFPAPGSVYVASVIIGFSFGAQFPLLNAIISELFGIKHYATLFNVGQLASPVGSYLLNVRITGVLYDHEALKDLALKNVHRSSSRELTCIGTHCYRKAFIFLAAAACFGAFASLVLVLRTREFYKGDIYKKFRSETEAQQG